Proteins encoded within one genomic window of Actinomycetota bacterium:
- a CDS encoding LPXTG cell wall anchor domain-containing protein, translated as METGAEVVRMGVIGVLLIAGGVALALYSRKRKS; from the coding sequence ATGGAGACCGGGGCTGAAGTCGTGCGGATGGGAGTGATCGGGGTTCTACTTATAGCTGGCGGTGTCGCCCTGGCACTGTACAGCCGCAAGCGTAAAAGCTGA
- a CDS encoding Rrf2 family transcriptional regulator, which produces MEISRQADYAIRAILDLARIPEGELTQTREIAHRQEIPEKYLPTIVRTLARSGLIRTLRGSHGGISLARPPEEITLRDVVEAIDGPILLNRCQIRPGECSVGDSGVCSLHEFWKKMVDEIRTKMDQVNFRDLSSSISD; this is translated from the coding sequence ATGGAGATCAGCAGGCAGGCAGATTATGCCATCAGAGCGATTCTGGATCTGGCGCGGATTCCTGAAGGTGAATTGACCCAGACGCGCGAGATCGCTCATCGTCAGGAAATACCAGAGAAGTATCTGCCTACCATCGTGCGTACGCTCGCCAGGTCTGGATTGATCAGGACGCTCAGAGGAAGCCACGGCGGCATCTCACTCGCACGCCCTCCCGAAGAGATAACTCTGCGCGACGTGGTAGAGGCTATTGATGGGCCGATCCTGCTAAATCGCTGTCAGATCAGACCGGGGGAGTGCTCAGTAGGAGATAGCGGCGTATGCTCGCTCCACGAATTCTGGAAAAAGATGGTTGACGAGATCCGGACCAAGATGGATCAGGTTAATTTCAGGGACCTTTCAAGCAGTATCAGTGATTGA
- a CDS encoding nucleoside deaminase: MEHAEQSTHEHFMRIALNEARMAAESGEVPVGAVIERGGEVIAVAGNEREEKRDPTAHAEMIAIRDAAKNLGGWRLSGCTIYVTIEPCPMCAGAIYQARIERLVYGAPDEKAGATGTLMDITRDPRLNHQTEVTGGILADECAAVMREFFSGRR, encoded by the coding sequence ATGGAACACGCCGAGCAAAGCACTCACGAACACTTCATGCGCATCGCTCTCAATGAGGCCAGGATGGCCGCAGAGAGCGGCGAGGTGCCCGTAGGCGCGGTTATAGAGCGCGGGGGAGAGGTGATCGCAGTCGCCGGCAACGAGCGGGAGGAGAAGAGAGATCCGACCGCACACGCCGAGATGATAGCGATACGCGATGCGGCAAAAAACCTTGGCGGCTGGAGGCTTTCCGGCTGCACCATCTACGTGACCATCGAACCCTGTCCCATGTGCGCCGGCGCCATCTACCAGGCCCGCATCGAGCGGCTGGTATACGGAGCGCCAGATGAGAAAGCTGGAGCGACCGGTACCCTGATGGACATAACCCGTGATCCCAGGCTCAACCATCAGACAGAGGTAACCGGCGGCATACTTGCCGATGAGTGCGCCGCGGTCATGCGCGAATTCTTCTCCGGGCGCCGCTGA
- a CDS encoding HIT domain-containing protein encodes MTRPIWAPWRIDYILGEKEDSCLFCRVLEEDSDVENLVLHRGRLAFIIMNLYPYNPGHLMVAPNRHVSELELLEPDEAHELIELTQRCVSALKKTMFPDALNSGINQGEIAGSSIKEHLHMHVVPRWQGDNNFMPVLADMRVMPQALEDTYALLAPHLTDS; translated from the coding sequence ATGACCAGACCCATATGGGCGCCGTGGAGAATAGATTACATCCTGGGGGAGAAGGAAGACAGCTGCCTTTTTTGCCGCGTCCTCGAAGAGGACAGTGACGTGGAAAACCTGGTGCTCCATAGGGGCAGGCTCGCCTTTATCATCATGAACCTGTACCCCTATAATCCCGGACATCTGATGGTGGCTCCAAACCGCCACGTTTCCGAACTGGAACTGCTTGAGCCAGACGAAGCCCATGAGCTCATAGAGCTTACTCAAAGATGTGTCTCCGCCCTCAAGAAGACCATGTTTCCCGACGCGCTCAATTCCGGAATCAACCAGGGGGAGATAGCCGGCTCCAGCATCAAGGAACATCTTCACATGCACGTCGTGCCCCGCTGGCAGGGTGACAATAACTTCATGCCGGTACTGGCCGACATGAGAGTGATGCCCCAGGCTCTCGAAGATACCTACGCTCTACTAGCTCCGCACCTCACAGATTCATAG